A stretch of the Planctomycetota bacterium genome encodes the following:
- a CDS encoding NUDIX hydrolase — translation MKILPLRRPPTVVVAGPRPARDPGIAERWRAATEANPRLFDGPILAITAIDAASATLHARLDRFAHLVCPRAAVVPVSILSITGIIEAQAGRRPVVLAGRRGRSTRSYPGMWEFGPSGGLEAADDARVLGQPDLLRTLRRELHEEVGIAHPLRDARVVGIVPDPGARSVDVLVRARLEGDPPPLRPPREHAWEYDEARWIPIADLPAFLDHEPVIGPMIATARWLGWA, via the coding sequence GGCGCCCGCCCACGGTGGTCGTCGCCGGCCCGCGGCCGGCCCGCGATCCCGGCATCGCCGAGCGGTGGCGGGCGGCGACCGAGGCCAACCCGCGGCTGTTCGACGGTCCCATCCTCGCGATCACCGCAATCGACGCGGCGTCCGCCACGCTGCACGCGCGGCTCGACCGCTTCGCGCACCTCGTGTGCCCGCGGGCGGCGGTGGTGCCCGTGTCGATCCTCAGCATCACCGGCATCATCGAGGCGCAGGCGGGCCGGCGGCCCGTTGTGCTCGCCGGCCGCCGCGGGCGCTCGACCCGCAGCTATCCGGGCATGTGGGAGTTCGGACCCTCCGGCGGGCTGGAAGCGGCCGACGACGCCCGCGTGCTCGGCCAGCCGGACCTCCTCCGCACGCTCCGCCGCGAGCTGCACGAGGAGGTGGGCATCGCGCATCCGCTGCGTGACGCTCGCGTCGTAGGCATCGTGCCCGATCCGGGTGCGCGCAGCGTCGATGTCCTCGTTCGTGCGCGCCTCGAGGGCGACCCGCCGCCGCTCCGCCCACCGCGCGAGCACGCGTGGGAGTACGACGAGGCGCGGTGGATCCCCATCGCCGACCTGCCCGCGTTCCTGGACCACGAGCCGGTAATCGGACCCATGATCGCGACCGCCCGCTGGCTCGGCTGGGCCTAG